A single Kryptolebias marmoratus isolate JLee-2015 linkage group LG16, ASM164957v2, whole genome shotgun sequence DNA region contains:
- the LOC108235546 gene encoding meprin A subunit beta isoform X2, translated as MKLKAYFLFMVNLAVSSVFSNPTVNPDVINAEVEIGDVGENMRLSDDLLLDDIRRPQTRSTIIDETILWTSPVSYVLDKSLDLNAKGVIVRALDQFRVKSCINFKVWDSEEYYLNIQKLTGCWSFIGRTMANGQDLSIGAGCDLISIVEHEILHALGFYHEQSRFDRDDHIQVLFNNILEGQERNFDKVSSDISTTHGTPYDYWSVMHYNKNTFTNGNGPTIMTINPIFQDVIGQQLDMSPLDAKELNLLYSCKSSVAFRLYCGFSNGTMCKMDQCSQSGNGFEVVTQVNRGPSSDHTSLPSGNRNIGQEVGYFIHASTASGQEGDSARLETQILSLNRGCNVQCLQFYYFHSGNESDQLNIWIREFQDEQDTTGTIRLVDQITGSPTSHWKLHHVSLNATKQFQVVFEVRKGAGSSTGGFSIDDINLSETECPHVTLQIDDFEELLNTSASGTIIYSPRQYSKEGYAFRVAVILYQTRVGFFVQLLSGDFDDQLEWPCLRRQMNFQLLDQNPNIQQQMSLQRNFVSVETQVTPNGTIVWSNPRETGRVVFSENGELVYGGPLRGFTAFADSKDLQSRDVLKGGSAIFIFNFEDLTPLVNGSALPCPQVRSVNIENPPSILEGGPCSPSVFGFAPAAVSSPFLTLLLTLLLLVQ; from the exons ATGAAGTTGAAAGCCTACTTTCTCTTTATGGTAAACTTGGCAGTTTCATCAGTGTTCTCCAACCCTACa GTTAATCCAGATGTAATTAATGCAGAAGTAGAGATAGGAG aTGTTGGTGAAAACATGAGACTTTCAGATG ATTTACTTCTTGATGATATTCGCAGG CCACAAACTCGTAGTACTATTATTGATGAGACCATACTCTGGACATCCCCAGTTTCCTATGTGTTGGACAAAAGTcttg aCCTGAACGCTAAAGGAGTAATCGTACGAGCATTAGACCAGTTCAGAGTGAAGTCATGCATCAACTTCAAAGTATGGGACTCTGAGGAGTACTACCTTAACATCCAAAAGTTAACTGG GTGTTGGTCTTTTATTGGTAGAACAATGGCCAATGGACAGGACCTCTCGATTGGTGCAGGCTGTGATTTAATTTCAATTGTTGAACATGAGATTCTTCATGCTCTGGGCTTCTACCATGAACAATCGAGATTTGACAGAGATGATCATATACAAGTTCTTTTCAACAACATCTTAGAAG GTCAAGAGCGTAATTTTGATAAGGTTAGCAGTGACATCAGCACCACCCATGGAACTCCGTATGACTACTGGTCGGTGATGCactataataaaaatacattcacCAATGGCAATGGGCCTACAATTATGACCATAAATCCAATATTTCAAGACGTTATTGGCCAACAACTGGACATGAGTCCTCTTGACGCCAAAGAGTTAAACCTTCTCTACAGCTGCA AATCATCTGTTGCCTTCCGGTTGTACTGTGGCTTTTCTAATGGAACTATGTGCAAAATGGACCAGTGTTCACAAAGTGGCAATGGCTTTGAAGTTGTTACACAGGTTAATAGAGGTCCAAGTTCTGATCATACCAGTTTACCCAGTGGAAACAGAAATATTG GTCAGGAAGTAGGATACTTCATCCATGCCAGCACAGCATCAGGTCAAGAAGGAGATTCAGCCCGGCTGGAGACCCAAATATTGAGTCTCAACAGGGGATGTAATGTCCAGTGTCTGCAGTTCTATTATTTCCACAGTGGGAATGAGTCTGACCAACTCAACATCTGGATCAGAGAGTTTCAAGATGAACAGGACACCACAGGAACCATCCGCCTTGTGGATCAGATCACAG GCTCACCAACATCTCACTGGAAGCTCCACCATGTTTCTCTAAATGCCACCAAACAATTCCAGGTGGTGTTTGAAGTTCGGAAAGGAGCAGGAAGCTCTACAGGCGGCTTCTCAATTGATGACATCAATCTTTCTGAAACAGAGTGTCCGCATGTAACCTTGCAAATTGATGACTTTGAGGAACTTTTAAACACTAGTGCCTCTGGAACTATAATATACAGTCCACGGCAGTACTCCAAAGAGGGCTATGCTTTCCGAGTAGCTGTTATACTCTACCAGACACGTGTTGGATTTTTTGTGCAACTCTTGTCTGGTGACTTTGATGACCAGCTGGAGTGGCCCTGCCTACGAAGGCAAATGAATTTTCAACTTCTGGATCAAAACCCCAACATTCAACAGCAAATGTCATTGCAAAGGAATTTTGTCAGTGTTGAAACCCAAGTGACCCCTAATG GTACCATTGTGTGGAGCAATCCACGTGAGACTGGAAGGGTAGTTTTTTCTGAGAATGGGGAGTTAGTCTATGGTGGACCTTTGAGGGGGTTTACAGCCTTTGCAGACTCAAAAGACTTGCAATCCAGAGATGTCCTTAAAGGAGGGAGTGCCATTTTCATATTTAACTTTGAAG aTCTCACTCCACTGGTTAATGGAAGTGCTCTTCCTTGTCCTCAAGTGAGATCAGTGAACATTGAAAATCCTCCATCGATTCTAGAAGGAGGCCCATGCTCACCAAG tgtttttgggTTCGCTCCGGCTGCAGTCTCCTCTCCCTTTCTCACCCTCCTGCTGACGCTGCTTCTTTTGGTTCAGTGA
- the LOC108235546 gene encoding meprin A subunit beta isoform X1 codes for MKLKAYFLFMVNLAVSSVFSNPTVNPDVINAEVEIGDVGENMRLSDDLLLDDIRRPQTRSTIIDETILWTSPVSYVLDKSLDLNAKGVIVRALDQFRVKSCINFKVWDSEEYYLNIQKLTGCWSFIGRTMANGQDLSIGAGCDLISIVEHEILHALGFYHEQSRFDRDDHIQVLFNNILEGQERNFDKVSSDISTTHGTPYDYWSVMHYNKNTFTNGNGPTIMTINPIFQDVIGQQLDMSPLDAKELNLLYSCKSSVAFRLYCGFSNGTMCKMDQCSQSGNGFEVVTQVNRGPSSDHTSLPSGNRNIGQEVGYFIHASTASGQEGDSARLETQILSLNRGCNVQCLQFYYFHSGNESDQLNIWIREFQDEQDTTGTIRLVDQITGSPTSHWKLHHVSLNATKQFQVVFEVRKGAGSSTGGFSIDDINLSETECPHVTLQIDDFEELLNTSASGTIIYSPRQYSKEGYAFRVAVILYQTRVGFFVQLLSGDFDDQLEWPCLRRQMNFQLLDQNPNIQQQMSLQRNFVSVETQVTPNGTIVWSNPRETGRVVFSENGELVYGGPLRGFTAFADSKDLQSRDVLKGGSAIFIFNFEDLTPLVNGSALPCPQVRSVNIENPPSILEGGPCSPRISTTTSPHPQTRDTISVFGFAPAAVSSPFLTLLLTLLLLVQ; via the exons ATGAAGTTGAAAGCCTACTTTCTCTTTATGGTAAACTTGGCAGTTTCATCAGTGTTCTCCAACCCTACa GTTAATCCAGATGTAATTAATGCAGAAGTAGAGATAGGAG aTGTTGGTGAAAACATGAGACTTTCAGATG ATTTACTTCTTGATGATATTCGCAGG CCACAAACTCGTAGTACTATTATTGATGAGACCATACTCTGGACATCCCCAGTTTCCTATGTGTTGGACAAAAGTcttg aCCTGAACGCTAAAGGAGTAATCGTACGAGCATTAGACCAGTTCAGAGTGAAGTCATGCATCAACTTCAAAGTATGGGACTCTGAGGAGTACTACCTTAACATCCAAAAGTTAACTGG GTGTTGGTCTTTTATTGGTAGAACAATGGCCAATGGACAGGACCTCTCGATTGGTGCAGGCTGTGATTTAATTTCAATTGTTGAACATGAGATTCTTCATGCTCTGGGCTTCTACCATGAACAATCGAGATTTGACAGAGATGATCATATACAAGTTCTTTTCAACAACATCTTAGAAG GTCAAGAGCGTAATTTTGATAAGGTTAGCAGTGACATCAGCACCACCCATGGAACTCCGTATGACTACTGGTCGGTGATGCactataataaaaatacattcacCAATGGCAATGGGCCTACAATTATGACCATAAATCCAATATTTCAAGACGTTATTGGCCAACAACTGGACATGAGTCCTCTTGACGCCAAAGAGTTAAACCTTCTCTACAGCTGCA AATCATCTGTTGCCTTCCGGTTGTACTGTGGCTTTTCTAATGGAACTATGTGCAAAATGGACCAGTGTTCACAAAGTGGCAATGGCTTTGAAGTTGTTACACAGGTTAATAGAGGTCCAAGTTCTGATCATACCAGTTTACCCAGTGGAAACAGAAATATTG GTCAGGAAGTAGGATACTTCATCCATGCCAGCACAGCATCAGGTCAAGAAGGAGATTCAGCCCGGCTGGAGACCCAAATATTGAGTCTCAACAGGGGATGTAATGTCCAGTGTCTGCAGTTCTATTATTTCCACAGTGGGAATGAGTCTGACCAACTCAACATCTGGATCAGAGAGTTTCAAGATGAACAGGACACCACAGGAACCATCCGCCTTGTGGATCAGATCACAG GCTCACCAACATCTCACTGGAAGCTCCACCATGTTTCTCTAAATGCCACCAAACAATTCCAGGTGGTGTTTGAAGTTCGGAAAGGAGCAGGAAGCTCTACAGGCGGCTTCTCAATTGATGACATCAATCTTTCTGAAACAGAGTGTCCGCATGTAACCTTGCAAATTGATGACTTTGAGGAACTTTTAAACACTAGTGCCTCTGGAACTATAATATACAGTCCACGGCAGTACTCCAAAGAGGGCTATGCTTTCCGAGTAGCTGTTATACTCTACCAGACACGTGTTGGATTTTTTGTGCAACTCTTGTCTGGTGACTTTGATGACCAGCTGGAGTGGCCCTGCCTACGAAGGCAAATGAATTTTCAACTTCTGGATCAAAACCCCAACATTCAACAGCAAATGTCATTGCAAAGGAATTTTGTCAGTGTTGAAACCCAAGTGACCCCTAATG GTACCATTGTGTGGAGCAATCCACGTGAGACTGGAAGGGTAGTTTTTTCTGAGAATGGGGAGTTAGTCTATGGTGGACCTTTGAGGGGGTTTACAGCCTTTGCAGACTCAAAAGACTTGCAATCCAGAGATGTCCTTAAAGGAGGGAGTGCCATTTTCATATTTAACTTTGAAG aTCTCACTCCACTGGTTAATGGAAGTGCTCTTCCTTGTCCTCAAGTGAGATCAGTGAACATTGAAAATCCTCCATCGATTCTAGAAGGAGGCCCATGCTCACCAAG GATCTCAACCACAACCAGCCCACATCCCCAAACAAGAGATACAATTAG tgtttttgggTTCGCTCCGGCTGCAGTCTCCTCTCCCTTTCTCACCCTCCTGCTGACGCTGCTTCTTTTGGTTCAGTGA
- the LOC108235546 gene encoding meprin A subunit beta isoform X3, whose translation MANGQDLSIGAGCDLISIVEHEILHALGFYHEQSRFDRDDHIQVLFNNILEGQERNFDKVSSDISTTHGTPYDYWSVMHYNKNTFTNGNGPTIMTINPIFQDVIGQQLDMSPLDAKELNLLYSCKSSVAFRLYCGFSNGTMCKMDQCSQSGNGFEVVTQVNRGPSSDHTSLPSGNRNIGQEVGYFIHASTASGQEGDSARLETQILSLNRGCNVQCLQFYYFHSGNESDQLNIWIREFQDEQDTTGTIRLVDQITGSPTSHWKLHHVSLNATKQFQVVFEVRKGAGSSTGGFSIDDINLSETECPHVTLQIDDFEELLNTSASGTIIYSPRQYSKEGYAFRVAVILYQTRVGFFVQLLSGDFDDQLEWPCLRRQMNFQLLDQNPNIQQQMSLQRNFVSVETQVTPNGTIVWSNPRETGRVVFSENGELVYGGPLRGFTAFADSKDLQSRDVLKGGSAIFIFNFEDLTPLVNGSALPCPQVRSVNIENPPSILEGGPCSPRISTTTSPHPQTRDTISVFGFAPAAVSSPFLTLLLTLLLLVQ comes from the exons ATGGCCAATGGACAGGACCTCTCGATTGGTGCAGGCTGTGATTTAATTTCAATTGTTGAACATGAGATTCTTCATGCTCTGGGCTTCTACCATGAACAATCGAGATTTGACAGAGATGATCATATACAAGTTCTTTTCAACAACATCTTAGAAG GTCAAGAGCGTAATTTTGATAAGGTTAGCAGTGACATCAGCACCACCCATGGAACTCCGTATGACTACTGGTCGGTGATGCactataataaaaatacattcacCAATGGCAATGGGCCTACAATTATGACCATAAATCCAATATTTCAAGACGTTATTGGCCAACAACTGGACATGAGTCCTCTTGACGCCAAAGAGTTAAACCTTCTCTACAGCTGCA AATCATCTGTTGCCTTCCGGTTGTACTGTGGCTTTTCTAATGGAACTATGTGCAAAATGGACCAGTGTTCACAAAGTGGCAATGGCTTTGAAGTTGTTACACAGGTTAATAGAGGTCCAAGTTCTGATCATACCAGTTTACCCAGTGGAAACAGAAATATTG GTCAGGAAGTAGGATACTTCATCCATGCCAGCACAGCATCAGGTCAAGAAGGAGATTCAGCCCGGCTGGAGACCCAAATATTGAGTCTCAACAGGGGATGTAATGTCCAGTGTCTGCAGTTCTATTATTTCCACAGTGGGAATGAGTCTGACCAACTCAACATCTGGATCAGAGAGTTTCAAGATGAACAGGACACCACAGGAACCATCCGCCTTGTGGATCAGATCACAG GCTCACCAACATCTCACTGGAAGCTCCACCATGTTTCTCTAAATGCCACCAAACAATTCCAGGTGGTGTTTGAAGTTCGGAAAGGAGCAGGAAGCTCTACAGGCGGCTTCTCAATTGATGACATCAATCTTTCTGAAACAGAGTGTCCGCATGTAACCTTGCAAATTGATGACTTTGAGGAACTTTTAAACACTAGTGCCTCTGGAACTATAATATACAGTCCACGGCAGTACTCCAAAGAGGGCTATGCTTTCCGAGTAGCTGTTATACTCTACCAGACACGTGTTGGATTTTTTGTGCAACTCTTGTCTGGTGACTTTGATGACCAGCTGGAGTGGCCCTGCCTACGAAGGCAAATGAATTTTCAACTTCTGGATCAAAACCCCAACATTCAACAGCAAATGTCATTGCAAAGGAATTTTGTCAGTGTTGAAACCCAAGTGACCCCTAATG GTACCATTGTGTGGAGCAATCCACGTGAGACTGGAAGGGTAGTTTTTTCTGAGAATGGGGAGTTAGTCTATGGTGGACCTTTGAGGGGGTTTACAGCCTTTGCAGACTCAAAAGACTTGCAATCCAGAGATGTCCTTAAAGGAGGGAGTGCCATTTTCATATTTAACTTTGAAG aTCTCACTCCACTGGTTAATGGAAGTGCTCTTCCTTGTCCTCAAGTGAGATCAGTGAACATTGAAAATCCTCCATCGATTCTAGAAGGAGGCCCATGCTCACCAAG GATCTCAACCACAACCAGCCCACATCCCCAAACAAGAGATACAATTAG tgtttttgggTTCGCTCCGGCTGCAGTCTCCTCTCCCTTTCTCACCCTCCTGCTGACGCTGCTTCTTTTGGTTCAGTGA
- the LOC108235545 gene encoding mucin-2-like has product MEIKGHIFLMVNLAVSSALPFIPTEEVEIGDVDETTKLPNDILNNDIRERPISRSTIINENALWTSPISYVLDKSLDLNAKGVIVRALDTFRVKSCIDFKVWDTEEYYLNIVKLIGCWSYVGQVFANGQNLSIGAGCESHGVVEHEILHALGFYHEQSRYDRDDYVDIVFNNIKTGQEHNFRKVGSDESSTHGTPYDYFSVMHYNKDAFTNGNGSTIITIDPKYQDVIGQRLDMSPLDVQELNLLYKCDSSIAFLLYCGFSNGTMCQMNRCSQSGNNWEVVTQTDGGPSSDHTSLPTGNEEPGQEVGYFIHASIASGQEGDSARLETQKMSPKRGCNVQCLQFYYFHSGNEFDKLNIWIREFQDEQDTTGTIRLVDQITGSPTSHWKLHHVSLNATKQFQVVFEVRKGAGSSTGGFSIDDINLSETQCPHVTLQIDDFEELLNTSASGTIIYSPRQYSKEGYAFREAVILYQTRVGFFVQLLSGDFDDQLEWPCLRRQMNFQLLDQNPNIQQQMSLQRNFISVETHVTSSGTLAWSNPRETGRVVFSENGEQVSGGPLWGYSSFAVLKDFQSTQVLKGGSAILMFNFEDLTPLVNGSALPCPQVRPVNIENPPSILKESLCSLSPIPPSLTTTTLSTTTPTTTTPTTTTPTTTKPSTTTPTTTTTTTPPTTTPTTTTPTTTTPTTTTTTTPPTTTPTTTTPTTTTPTTTTPTTTTPTTTTPTTTTPPTTTPTTTPTTTTPTTTTTPPTTTLTTITPTTTILSTTTPCITTSTITTLSTTTPTTTTVSTTPPRNPTTTTLTTTTPPTTTPTTTTPPTITWTTTAPTTTTQTTTTTPTTTTPTTTTTPTTTIPTTTTVSTTTLSTTTPTTTTPPTITWTTTAPTTTTPPTTTTQTTTTTLTTTTPPTTTPTTTTPTTTTPTTTTPTTTTPTTTTATTTTLTTTTPPTTTPTTTTATTTTLTTTTTTPTTTTPPTTTPTTTTPPTTTPTTTTKPTTTTPPTTTTPSTLPDKTPTTTTPSSTTPTPTTTPSTTTAPTTTPTTTTPPTTTTPITLPTKTPTTTTMPTTLPNKTPTTTTPTTTTPSTKTPTTTTPTTTTIPTTTTPTTTTSPTTTIPTTTTPPTTTTLTTTLPTTILSTTTLTTTTPPTTTPPITLPTKTPTTTKTPTTLPNKTPTTTTMPTTLPNKTPTTTTMPTTLPNKTPTTTTPSTTTPTTTTPSTTTAPTTTPTTTTPPTTTTPITLPTKTPTTTTMPTTLPNKTPTTTTPSTTTPTTTTPSTTTAPTTTWTTTAPTTTTPTTTLPTTTTLTTTTVYTTTPTTTTATTTTPTTLPNKTPTTTTPSTTTPTTTTPSTTTAPTTTPTTTTTPPTTTPPITLPTKTPTTTKTPTTLPNKTPTTTTMPTTLPNKTPTTTTPSTTTPTPTTTPTTTTQTTKFPTTTTTPTTLPNKTPTNTTPSTTTLTPTTTPTTTTTWTTTAPTTTTPTTTTTPTTTTLSTTTPSTTTPTTTTPTTTLPTTTTVSTTTPSTTTPTTTTTPTTTIPTTTTPTTTTPTTTTPTTTLQKTTTLIPATSTPTTITKTTTATSPAAESRLSVELQHCMLMIMARKCQQNHIIHITERCNPEFLKPDILNSTATPRDLVHEYSGQPVL; this is encoded by the exons ATGGAGATAAAAGGCCACATTTTCCTTATGGTTAACCTGGCTGTTTCATCAGCGTTGCCCTTCATCCCCACT GAAGAAGTAGAGATAGGAG atgtTGATGAAACAACAAAGCTTCCCAATG atatattAAATAATGATATTCGGGAG CGTCCAATCTCTCGTAGTACCATTATTAATGAGAACGCACTGTGGACATCTCCAATCTCTTACGTATTGGACAAAAGTTTAG ACCTGAATGCTAAAGGAGTCATAGTGAGAGCATTAGATACATTCAGGGTGAAGTCATGCATCGATTTCAAAGTATGGGACACTGAGGAGTACTACCTTAACATTGTAAAGTTAATCGG GTGTTGGTCTTATGTTGGTCAAGTATTTGCCAATGGACAGAACCTTTCCATTGGGGCAGGCTGTGAAAGCCATGGCGTTGTTGAACATGAGATTCTTCATGCTCTGGGCTTCTACCATGAACAGTCTAGATATGACAGAGATGATTATGTGGATATTGTATTCAACAACATCAAAACAG GTCAAGAGCATAATTTCAGAAAGGTTGGAAGTGATGAGAGCTCTACCCATGGAACTCCATATGACTACTTTTCAGTGATGCACTACAACAAAGATGCATTTACCAATGGCAATGGCTCTACAATTATTACCATAGACCCAAAATACCAAGATGTGATTGGTCAAAGACTGGATATGAGTCCCCTTGATGTTCAAGAGTTGAACCTTCTCTATAAATGCG ACTCATCTATTGCCTTTTTGCTGTATTGTGGCTTTTCTAATGGGACTATGTGCCAAATGAACCGATGTTCACAGAGTGGGAATAACTGGGAAGTAGTTACACAAACAGACGGGGGTCCGAGTTCTGACCACACCAGTCTACCAACTGGAAATGAAGAACCCG GTCAGGAAGTAGGATACTTCATCCATGCCAGCATAGCATCAGGTCAAGAAGGAGATTCAGCCCGGCTGGAGACCCAGAAGATGAGTCCAAAAAGGGGATGTAATGTCCAGTGTCTGCAGTTCTATTATTTCCACAGTGGGAATGAGTTTGACAAACTCAACATCTGGATCAGAGAGTTTCAAGATGAACAGGACACCACAGGAACCATCCGCCTTGTGGATCAGATCACTG GCTCACCTACATCTCACTGGAAGCTCCACCATGTTTCTCTAAATGCCACCAAGCAATTCCAGGTTGTGTTTGAGGTTCGGAAAGGAGCAGGAAGCTCTACAGGCGGCTTCTCAATTGATGACATCAATCTTTCTGAAACACAGTGTCCACATGTAACCTTGCAAATTGATGACTTTGAGGAACTTTTAAACACTAGTGCCTCTGGAACTATAATATACAGTCCACGGCAGTACTCCAAAGAGGGCTATGCTTTCCGAGAAGCTGTTATACTCTACCAGACACGTGTTGGATTTTTTGTGCAACTCTTGTCTGGTGACTTTGATGACCAGCTGGAGTGGCCCTGCCTACGAAGGCAAATGAATTTTCAACTTCTGGATCAAAACCCCAACATTCAACAGCAAATGTCATTGCAAAGGAATTTCATCAGTGTTGAAACACATGTGACCTCTAGTG GTACCCTTGCGTGGAGCAATCCACGTGAGACTGGAAGGGTAGTTTTTTCTGAGAATGGGGAGCAAGTCTCTGGTGGACCTTTGTGGGGGTATTCATCCTTTGCAGTCCTGAAAGACTTTCAGTCCACACAGGTCCTTAAGGGAGGGAGTGCCATTTTAATGTTCAACTTTGAAG ATCTCACTCCACTAGTTAATGGAAGTGCACTACCATGCCCTCAAGTGAGACCAGTGAACATTGAAAATCCTCCATCAATTCTGAAAGAAAGCTTGTGCTCATTAAG CCCTATCCCTCCATCTTTGACCACCACCACACTGTCTACCACAACACCCACCACCACAACACCAACCACCACAACGCCCACCACCACCAAACCATCCACCACaacacccaccaccaccaccaccaccacaccgCCGACCACAACACCCACCACCACAACACCAACCACCACaacacccaccaccaccaccaccaccacaccgCCGACCACAACACCCACCACCACAACACCAACCACCACaacacccaccaccaccacaccaaCCACCACAACACCCACCACCACAACACCGACCACCACAACACCACCCACCACAACACCCACCACCACACCGACAACCACAACTCCGACTACCACCACTACACCGCCCACAACAACCCTGACCACCATAACACCCACCACCACAATACTATCCACCACAACACCATGCATTACAACATCCACCATCACAACACTGTCCACCACaacacccaccaccaccacagtGTCCACCACACCACCCAGAAATCCGACCACCACAACACTCACCACCACCACACCGCCCACAACAACTCCGACCACCACCACACCACCCACCATAACTTGGACCACCACAGCACCAACGACCACCACACAGACCACCACCACAACACCAACGACCACCACACCGACCACCACCACAACACCCACGACCACAATACCGACCACCACCACAGTGTCCACCACCACACTGTCCACCACAACACCGACCACCACCACACCACCCACCATAACTTGGACCACCACAGCACCAACGACCACCACACCACCCACGACCACAACACAGACCACCACCACAACACTTACCACCACCACACCACCCACAACAACTCCGACCACCACAACACCAACGACCACCACACCCACGACCACAACACCTACCACTACAACACCGACCACCACAACAGCAACCACCACAACATTGACTACCACCACACCGCCCACAACAACTCCGACCACCACAACAGCAACCACCACAActctgaccaccaccaccacaacacccaccaccaccacaccacCCACCACAACACCGACCACCACCACACCACCCACTACAACTCCGACCACCACCACAaaacccaccaccaccacaccacccaccaccaccacgcCCAGTACACTGCCTGACAAAACTCCAACCACCACAACACCAAGCAGCACAACACCGACCCCCACCACAACACCCAGCACCACCACAGCACCCACCACAACTCCGACCACCACCACACCACCCACAACCACAACGCCCATTACACTACCCACCAAAACTCCGACCACCACTACAATGCCCACCACACTGCCCAACAAAACTCCAACCACCACAACACCAACCACCACAACACCAAGCACCAAAACTCCAACCACCACAACTCCGACCACCACCACAATACCCACCACCACAACACCGACCACCACTACATCACCCACTACCACAATACCGACCACCACCACACCACCCACCACAACAACTTTGACCACCACACTGCCTACCACAATTCTGTCCACCACAACACTCACCACCACAACACCTCCCACCACCACACCGCCCATTACACTGCCGACCAAAACTCCGACCACCACCAAAACGCCCACCACACTGCCCAACAAAACTCCAACCACCACTACAATGCCCACCACACTGCCCAACAAAACTCCAACCACCACTACAATGCCCACCACACTGCCCAACAAAACTCCAACCACCACAACACCAAGCACCACAACACCGACCACCACAACACCCAGCACCACCACAGCACCCACCACAACTCCGACCACCACCACACCACCCACAACCACAACGCCCATTACACTACCCACCAAAACTCCGACCACCACTACAATGCCCACCACACTGCCCAACAAAACTCCAACCACCACAACACCAAGCACCACAACACCGACCACCACAACACCCAGCACCACCACAGCACCCACCACAACTTGGACCACCACAGCACCAACGACCACCACACCGACCACCACATTACCCACCACCACAACACTGACCACCACCACAGTGTACACCACAACACCGACCACCACCACAGCAACCACCACAACGCCCACCACACTGCCCAACAAAACTCCAACCACCACAACACCAAGCACCACAACACCGACCACCACAACACCCAGCACCACCACAGCACCCACCACAACTCCGACCACCACCACAACACCTCCCACCACCACACCGCCCATTACACTGCCGACCAAAACTCCGACCACCACCAAAACGCCCACCACACTGCCCAACAAAACTCCAACCACCACTACAATGCCCACCACACTGCCCAACAAAACTCCAACCACCACAACACCAAGCACCACAACACCGACCCCAACCACAACTCCGACCACCACAACACAAACCACCAAATTTCCGACCACCACGACAACGCCCACCACACTGCCCAACAAAACTCCAACCAACACAACACCAAGCACCACAACACTGACCCCCACCACaacacccaccaccaccacaactTGGACCACCACAGCACCAACGACCACCACACCGACCACCACCACAACACCCACGACCACAACACTGTCCACCACCACACCGTCCACCACAACACCTACCACCACAACACCAACCACCACAttacccaccaccaccacagtGTCCACCACCACACCGTCCACCACAACACCGACCACCACCACAACACCCACTACCACAATACCGACCACCACAACACCCACCACAACAACACCTACCACCACAACACCCACCACCACTTTACAAAAGACCACCACACTAATCCCTGCCACATCAACACCAACTACTATTACAAAGACCACCACCGCAACTTCTCCAGCTGCAGAAAGCAG